CGCGATAGCGTTTCGCGACGAGCCGCCCGTGCCGACGCGGCAGGCCGGGCGTCCCGCCGGTGCGCGGCGGCGCGTTGTCGCACACGCTCCGGGCCGGCACGGCCGGCCGGTCTCGAGCGTGCTCAGCCGGCCGGATCGGTACCCCGTCCCTGTTATGTAACCGTCATTTACACTTGGCGGCCCGGTGCAGCGTTTACAATAAGCGGGATCGAACGACAGGCGGGCGCACGGCCCGTCCTCTTTATACGGATTCATGGCAAAAGCTCCTTATTCCGCCCAGGCACAGGCGTTGCCGCACCGGATGTCGAAGCTCCTCACGGAGATCCGCTGGATTCTCCAGGTCGCGCTCTGCGCCTTTCTGGTGATGGCCCTGCTGAGCTACAGCCGGCGCGATCCGAGCTGGACGCACGCCGCCCAGGTCGATCACATCTCGAACTGGGCCGGTCGCGTCGGCGCGTGGACGGCCGACATCATCCTGCTGCTGTTCGGCCTGTCGGCCTACTGGCTGATCGTGCCGCTCGGGCGGCGCATCGCCGTCAACTACCGCCGCATCACGCGCCACGAGGCGATTCCCGACGAACCCGAGCGGCCGATCGGCTGGCTCACCGAAATCTTTGCGTTCGTGCTGGTCGTGCTCGCGTGCGACGGCATCGAGGCGCTGCGCATGTGGTCGCTGAAGGTGCAGTTGCCGCGTGCGCCGGGCGGCGTCGTCGGCGAGGCCGTCGCCGGTGCGATGTCGCATGCGTTCGGCTTCACCGGCGGCACGCTGCTGCTGCTGATCGCGCTCTCGATCGGCCTGTCGCTGTATTTCCGCTTCTCGTGGCTGTCGGTCGCCGAGCGCGTCGGCGGCGCGATCCTGTCCGCCGTCAACGTCGCGAAGCTGCGCCGCGAGGCCGAGCGCGACCGCAAGCTCGGCGAGGCCGCGGCCGTGCGCCGCGAAGGCAAGGTCGAAGAGGAGCGCGTGCGCATCGAGGATCACGAGCCCGTGACGATCGTGCCGCCGGTCGTCACGCCGGTGAAGTCCGAGCGCGTCGAGCGCGAGCGCCAGGTGCCGCTGTTTACCGACTTGCCGGGCGATTCGACGCTGCCGCCGGTGTCGTTGCTCGATGCCGCGCCGAAGACGCAGGAAGCGATTTCCGCCGATACGCTCGAATTCACGTCGCGCCTGATCGAGAAGAAGCTGAAGGACTTCGGCGTCGAGGCGAGCGTCGTCGCCGCGTATCCGGGCCCGGTCGTCACGCGCTACGAGATCGAGCCGGCCACCGGCGTGAAGGGCAGCCAGATCGTGAACCTCGGGAAGGATCTCGCGCGCTCGCTGTCGCTCGTGTCGATCCGTGTCGTCGAGACGATCCCCGGCAAGAACTACATGGCGCTCGAACTGCCGAACCAGCGCCGCCAGACGGTGCACCTGTCCGAGATCATCGGCTCCGAGGTGTATGCGGCCGCCTCGTCGGCGCTGACGCTGAGCCTCGGCAAGGACATCGGCGGCAAGCCCGTGTGCGCGGACCTCGCGAAGATGCCGCACCTGCTGGTGGCCGGCACGACCGGTTCGGGCAAGTCGGTCGGGATCAACGCGATGATCCTGTCGCTGCTGTACAAGGCCACCGCCGAACAGGTGCGCCTGATCCTGATCGATCCGAAGATGCTCGAAATGAGCGTCTACGAAGGCATTCCGCACCTGCTGTGCCCGGTCGTCACCGACATGCGCCAGGCCGGCCACGCGCTGAACTGGACGGTCGCGGAGATGGAGCGCCGCTACAAGCTGATGAGCAAGCTCGGCGTGCGTAACCTCGCCGGCTACAACAACAAGATCGACGACGCGGCGAAGCGCGAGGAGAAGATCCCGAATCCGTTCAGCCTGACGCCCGAGGATCCGGAGCCGCTCGGCCGCCTGCCGAACATCGTCGTCGTGATCGACGAGCTGGCCGACCTGATGATGGTCGTCGGCAAGAAGGTCGAGGAACTGATCGCACGGATCGCGCAGAAGGCGCGCGCGGCCGGCATCCACCTGATCCTTGCGACGCAGCGTCCGTCCGTCGACGTGATCACGGGCCTGATCAAGGCAAACGTGCCGACGCGGATCGCGTTCCAGGTGTCGTCGAAGATCGACTCGCGCACGATTCTCGACCAGATGGGCGCCGAGTCGCTGCTCGGGATGGGCGACATGTTGTACCTGCCACCCGGCACCGGGCTGCCCGTGCGCGTGCACGGTGCGTTCGTCGCAGATGATGAAGTGCATCGCGTCGTCGACAAGCTCAAGGAGCAGGGCGAGCCGAACTACGTCGAGGGCCTGCTCGAAGGCGGCACCGCCGACGGCGACGAGGGCTCGGCCGGCGCGGGAACCGGTGAAGGCGGCAGCGAGTCTGATCCGCTGTACGACCAGGCGGTCGAGATCGTCATCAAGAACCGCCGCGCGTCGATCTCGCTGGTGCAGCGCCACCTGCGGATCGGCTATAACCGCGCGGCGCGGCTGCTCGAGCAGATGGAGCAATCGGGGCTCGTGTCCGCGATGTCGTCGAGCGGCAACCGCGAAATTCTTGTGCCGGCGCGCGACGCGGAATGAGTCCGCGGCGTTCGCAGCGCCGGCCACCCAGGGAGAAAACCGCAATATGCAGCAACATTCGTTCGCAATGTCCCTTCGTTCGACGCGGCGCTGGCTCGGCGCGGCGCTCGCCGGCGCATCGCTGATGCTCGCGGCGACGCACGCGTTCGCGGGTGGCGCCGAGCAGTTGAAGGCCTTCGTGTCGCAGGTGCGTTCGGCGAAGGGCGATTTCACGCAGCAGATCGTCAAGGCGCCGGCCAAGGGCGCGAGCGCCGTGCAGGCCGTGCCGAAGCCCACCGACAATTCGAGCGGCACGTTCGTGTTCGCGCGTCCCGGCAAGTTCATCTGGACGTACCAGAAGCCGTACCAGCAGGTGCTGCAGGCCGACGGCGAGAAGCTCTACGTGTATGACCGCGACCTGAACCAGGTCACCGAGCGCAAGCTGAACGGCGCGCTGGGCGCGAGCCCGGCCGCGATCCTGTTCGGCAGTAACGATCTCGACAAGAACTACACGCTGCGCGATGCCGGCGAGAAGGGCGGCATCGAGTGGCTCGAGATGTTGCCGAAGGCGCAGGACACGCAGTTCCAGCGGATCGGCATCGGCTTCCGGAACGGCACGCTCGCCGCGATGGAGCTGCATGACGTGTTCGGCAACGTGACGCTGCTGACGTTTACGAACATCCAGACGAACCCGCCGCTGAAGGGCGACACGTTCAAGTTCGTCGTGCCGAAGGGCGCCGACGTGATCACCGGCTGACCGGCGCCGCGCGCCGTTCTCCCGCAACGGGCCTGCCGGCGACGGCAGGCCCGTGTTGTTTCTGGGCGCGGGCACCGGGCGCGGGCACCGGGCGCGGGCACCAGGCGCGGGCACCAGGCGCGGCGGCGCCGTCGTGCGGCTGTCATAATGTCGGGTCCGGCGGCCGGTTCGGCCGCCATTGTTTGATGTGGAGCGAGGGTTCATGTCCGACCTGTTTCAAGTCGAGCCGCGCCGCCCGCTCGCCGAGGCGCTGCGGCCAAAGACGCTCGCCGAGGTGATCGGCCAGACGCATTTGCTGGGCGAAGGCAAGCCGCTGCGGCTCGCGTT
The DNA window shown above is from Burkholderia cepacia and carries:
- a CDS encoding DNA translocase FtsK, yielding MAKAPYSAQAQALPHRMSKLLTEIRWILQVALCAFLVMALLSYSRRDPSWTHAAQVDHISNWAGRVGAWTADIILLLFGLSAYWLIVPLGRRIAVNYRRITRHEAIPDEPERPIGWLTEIFAFVLVVLACDGIEALRMWSLKVQLPRAPGGVVGEAVAGAMSHAFGFTGGTLLLLIALSIGLSLYFRFSWLSVAERVGGAILSAVNVAKLRREAERDRKLGEAAAVRREGKVEEERVRIEDHEPVTIVPPVVTPVKSERVERERQVPLFTDLPGDSTLPPVSLLDAAPKTQEAISADTLEFTSRLIEKKLKDFGVEASVVAAYPGPVVTRYEIEPATGVKGSQIVNLGKDLARSLSLVSIRVVETIPGKNYMALELPNQRRQTVHLSEIIGSEVYAAASSALTLSLGKDIGGKPVCADLAKMPHLLVAGTTGSGKSVGINAMILSLLYKATAEQVRLILIDPKMLEMSVYEGIPHLLCPVVTDMRQAGHALNWTVAEMERRYKLMSKLGVRNLAGYNNKIDDAAKREEKIPNPFSLTPEDPEPLGRLPNIVVVIDELADLMMVVGKKVEELIARIAQKARAAGIHLILATQRPSVDVITGLIKANVPTRIAFQVSSKIDSRTILDQMGAESLLGMGDMLYLPPGTGLPVRVHGAFVADDEVHRVVDKLKEQGEPNYVEGLLEGGTADGDEGSAGAGTGEGGSESDPLYDQAVEIVIKNRRASISLVQRHLRIGYNRAARLLEQMEQSGLVSAMSSSGNREILVPARDAE
- the lolA gene encoding outer membrane lipoprotein chaperone LolA, yielding MQQHSFAMSLRSTRRWLGAALAGASLMLAATHAFAGGAEQLKAFVSQVRSAKGDFTQQIVKAPAKGASAVQAVPKPTDNSSGTFVFARPGKFIWTYQKPYQQVLQADGEKLYVYDRDLNQVTERKLNGALGASPAAILFGSNDLDKNYTLRDAGEKGGIEWLEMLPKAQDTQFQRIGIGFRNGTLAAMELHDVFGNVTLLTFTNIQTNPPLKGDTFKFVVPKGADVITG